The Micropterus dolomieu isolate WLL.071019.BEF.003 ecotype Adirondacks linkage group LG20, ASM2129224v1, whole genome shotgun sequence genome has a segment encoding these proteins:
- the LOC123958698 gene encoding paired amphipathic helix protein Sin3a-like isoform X2: MKKRVEDQEPIFAPQQQQSRRPTVQSIADSFQHRALAPAPTVIEAAPDKMQPSTGIQYSLPQGYQVPTMPQSTSGHGHNNSAPHVGPHAHSLAVQSQGPAVVHGHVHPPTPMTSTQGQQFQRLKVEDALSYLDQVKLQFGNQPQVYNDFLDIMKEFKSQSIDTPGVINRVSQLFKGHPDLIMGFNTFLPPGYKIEVQTNDLVNVTTPGQIHYITPQGISVQNIPVSGASSQPASHHQHQSLPQAGPQTTTTTATTTTTTIPTPTQPAPNKTSKPIQSPAHTPTSQPNPSIPSYASPRSPSVQSHTPVSSTPSGGPPLQNNQPVEFNHAINYVNKIKNRFQGQPDIYKAFLEILHTYQKEQRNAKEAGGNYIPALTEQEVYTQVARLFKNQEDLLSEFGQFLPDANSSLLLGKTTPDRAESVRNDHGGTVKRPLMNNKQRLSQNGLPIRRPAGVGAAPPVKKKPKIMGKDHGMTEVSKHSTSTENMFFEKVKKALQSSEAYDNFLRCLHIFNQEVISRAELVQLVIPFLGKFPELFTWFKNFLGYRESSHGESSHTESLPKERATEGIAMEIDYASCKRLGSSYRALPKSYQQPKCTGRTPLCREVLNDTWVSFPSWSEDSTFVSSKKTQYEEHIYRCEDERFELDVVLEANLATIRALETVQRRLSRMSAEEQLRFKLDNTIGGSSEVIHRKAIQRIYGDKANDIIDGLRRNPAVSVPIVLKRLKMKEEEWREAQRGFNKIWREQNEKYYLKSLDHQGINFKQNDTKVLRSKTLLNEIEMLYDDRQERASEETVVPAPSGPHMTLTYEDSQILEDAAALIIHHVKRQVGIQKEDKYKIKQIIHHFIPDLLFARRGELSDVEEEEEEEEEDLEMDQDGPKKHNGLPGSSPPKSKLLFSNTAAQKLRGTDDAYNLFFVNNNWYIFLRLHYILCSRLLRIYGQAEKQIEEDAREREQEREVLGLKRDKNENPAIQLKMKEPMDVDVEDYYSVFLEMVRNLLDGNMEPAQYEDSLREMFTIHAYIAFTMDKLIQSIVRQLQHLVTDDVCARVTDMYLSESANKATGGTLSTQTSRATAEGAYQRKAEQLMSDENCFKLMFVKSRGSVSLAIELLDTEEENSDEPAEAERWSDYVGRYLNSDSASPELREHLAQKPVFLPSPRSPVPSVVSTHLKLSFRWGE, translated from the exons ATGAAGAAGCGTGTGGAGGACCAGGAACCAATATTTGCGCCCCAGCAACAGCAATCACGTCGCCCCACAGTGCAAAGTATTGCCGACAGCTTCCAGCACCGGGCCCTCGCCCCGGCCCCTACTGTGATAGAGGCAGCTCCAGACAAAATGCAGCCATCCACCGGCATCCAGTATTCTCTCCCCCAGGGCTACCAG GTGCCTACAATGCCCCAGAGCACAAGTGGACACGGACATAACAATTCTGCACCTCATGTGGGTCCCCACGCACACAGCCTAGCAGTTCAGTCCCAGGGCCCTGCAGTGGTCCATGGTCATGTTCATCCACCTACGCCCATGACTTCAACCCAAGGACAGCAGTTTCAGCGACTGAAG GTAGAAGATGCCTTGTCCTATCTGGATCAAGTGAAGCTGCAGTTTGGGAATCAGCCTCAAGTTTACAATGATTTTCTGGATATTATGAAAGAGTTCAAGTCACAGAG CATAGACACTCCTGGAGTCATCAACCGCGTGTCCCAGCTCTTCAAGGGCCATCCAGACCTCATTATGGGCTTTAACACTTTCTTGCCACCTGGATATAAGATTGAGGTTCAAACCAATGATCTAGTCAATGTGACCACGCCAGGTCAGATTCACTACATCACTCCTCAAGGTATTTCTGTTCAGAACATCCCTGTTAGTGGAGCATCGAGCCAACCTGCAAGCCACCACCAGCACCAGAGTCTGCCACAGGCTGGCCCGCAAACTACCACTACCACTGCCACCACCACTACAACTACCATACCCACCCCTACCCAGCCAGCTCCAAATAAAACCAGCAAG CCAATTCAGTCTCCAGCCCATACACCCACCAGCCAGCCCAACCCATCCATCCCATCTTACGCCTCACCGCGCTCACCTTCAGTTCAGTCCCACACTCCTGTGAGCAGCACACCGTCTGGTGGGCCACCTCTCCAGAACAACCAGCCTGTGGAATTCAACCACGCTATAAATTATGTCAACAAGATCAAGAACCGCTTCCAGGGTCAGCCAGACATCTACAAAGCCTTCCTGGAAATCCTTCACACATACCAG AAGGAACAACGAAATGCTAAAGAGGCAGGAGGCAACTACATCCCAGCACTGACTGAGCAGGAGGTCTACACTCAGGTGGCAAGACTCTTCAAGAACCAGGAGGACCTTCTCTCAGAGTTTGGACAGTTCCTACCTGATGCAAACAGCTCGCTG CTGCTAGGCAAAACTACACCAGACAGGGCAGAGTCGGTGCGTAATGATCATGGCGGCACAGTAAAGAGACCCTTAATGAACAACAAACAGAGGCTGAGTCAGAACGGCCTGCCAATCAGGAGACCAGCTGGAGTGGGAGCTGCACCGCCTGTCAAG AAGAAACCCAAAATAATGGGGAAGGACCATGGTATGACTGAAGTCAGCAAACACAGCACCAGCACTGAAAATATGTTCTTTGAGAAG GTGAAGAAGGCTCTTCAGAGCTCTGAGGCATATGACAACTTCCTGCGGTGTCTTCACATTTTCAACCAGGAAGTTATCTCACGGGCTGAGCTGGTGCAGTTAGTCATCCCTTTTCTTGG aaaattccCAGAGctttttacatggtttaaaaACTTCTTGGGCTACCGAGAGTCCAGTCACGGGGAGTCGAGCCATACAGAGAGTTTACCCAAGGAGCGTGCAACAGAGGGAATTGCCATGGAGATTGACTATGCTTCTTGCAAGAGGCTGGGGTCCAGCTATAGAGCACTGCCGAAGAGTTACCAGCAGCCCAAGTGCACAGGAAGGACGCCGCTATGCAGAGAG GTTCTGAATGACACATGGGTGTCGTTTCCATCGTGGTCTGAGGATTCTACATTTGTGAGCTCCAAGAAGACTCAGTATGAGGAGCACATTTACAGATGTGAGGATGAGCGTTTTGAG CTGGATGTTGTGTTGGAAGCCAATCTTGCCACGATACGAGCCCTGGAGACAGTGCAGCGGAGGCTTTCTCGCATGTCAGCTGAGGAGCAGCTGCGCTTCAAGTTGGACAACACAATTGGCGGCTCCTCGGAGGTCATTCACCGCAAAGCTATCCAGAGGATATATGGAGACAAGGCCAACGATATCATCGACGGGCTCAGGAGGAACCCAGCTGTGTCTGTCCCCATAGTGCTGAAAAG attaaaaatgaaggaggaggagtggagagAAGCCCAGAGAGGCTTCAACAAAATCTGGCGGGAGCAGAATGAAAAGTATTACCTGAAGTCTCTTGACCATCAAGGCATCAACTTCAAGCAGAATGACACTAAAGTGTTGCGCTCAAAAACCTTACTGAATGAAATTGAGATGCTGTATGATGAT CGCCAAGAACGAGCATCAGAGGAAACTGTCGTACCAGCACCAAGTGGCCCACATATGACCCTGACTTATGAAGATAGCCAAATCCTGGAGGATGCTGCTGCACTTATCATCCACCACGTCAAAAGACAAGTGGGAATCCAGAAAGAAGACAAGTACAAGATTAAACAGATCATCCACCACTTCATCCCTGACCTGCTGTTTGCACGGCGAGGTGAGCTCTCTgatgtggaggaagaggaagaagaggaggaggaagacttgGAGATGGATCAAGACGGCCCCAAGAAGCACAATGGCTTGCCAGGCAGCAGCCCACCAAAGTCTAAACTCCTCTTCAGCAACACAGCAGCTCAGAAGCTGCGAGGCACAGATGATGCCTATAATCTGTTCTTCGTCAACAACAACTGGTATATCTTCCTTCGTCTTCACTACATCTTGTGTTCCCGTTTGCTGCGAATCTACGGGCAAGCTGAGAAGCAGATTGAAGAGGATGCCCGTGAGCGAGAGCAGGAAAGAGAAGTGTTGGGGCTCAAGAGggacaaaaatgaaaatccaGCGATCCAACTGAAGATGAAGGAGCCga TGGATGTTGATGTAGAGGACTATTACTCAGTGTTTCTGGAAATGGTGCGTAATcttttggatggaaacatggagCCAGCTCAGTATGAGGACTCCCTGAGGGAAATGTTTACTATCCATGCCTACATTGCCTTCACCATGGACAAACTCATCCAGAGCATTGTCCGGCAG CTCCAGCACCttgtcactgatgatgtatgTGCGCGTGTGACGGACATGTACCTGAGTGAAAGTGCCAATAAAGCCACTGGGGGCACACTGTCCACGCAGACATCCAGAGCCACAGCAGAGGGGGCCTACCAGCGCAAAGCAGAGCAACTTATGTCCGATGAGAATTGCTTCAAG TTGATGTTTGTAAAGAGCCGGGGATCTGTCAGTCTGGCCATAGAACTGCTGGACACGGAAGAGGAAAACTCTGATGAGCCAGCGGAGGCAGAG AGGTGGTCAGACTACGTGGGCAGATACCTGAACTCAGATTCTGCATCCCCAGAGCTGCGTGAGCATCTTGCCCAGAAGCCGGTGTTCCTCCCCAG TCCCCGCTCACCTGTACCCTCAGTGGTAAGTACACATTTAAAACTTTCATTCAGGTGGGGTGaataa
- the LOC123958698 gene encoding paired amphipathic helix protein Sin3a-like isoform X3 — protein sequence MKKRVEDQEPIFAPQQQQSRRPTVQSIADSFQHRALAPAPTVIEAAPDKMQPSTGIQYSLPQGYQVPTMPQSTSGHGHNNSAPHVGPHAHSLAVQSQGPAVVHGHVHPPTPMTSTQGQQFQRLKVEDALSYLDQVKLQFGNQPQVYNDFLDIMKEFKSQSIDTPGVINRVSQLFKGHPDLIMGFNTFLPPGYKIEVQTNDLVNVTTPGQIHYITPQGISVQNIPVSGASSQPASHHQHQSLPQAGPQTTTTTATTTTTTIPTPTQPAPNKTSKPIQSPAHTPTSQPNPSIPSYASPRSPSVQSHTPVSSTPSGGPPLQNNQPVEFNHAINYVNKIKNRFQGQPDIYKAFLEILHTYQKEQRNAKEAGGNYIPALTEQEVYTQVARLFKNQEDLLSEFGQFLPDANSSLLLGKTTPDRAESVRNDHGGTVKRPLMNNKQRLSQNGLPIRRPAGVGAAPPVKKKPKIMGKDHGMTEVSKHSTSTENMFFEKVKKALQSSEAYDNFLRCLHIFNQEVISRAELVQLVIPFLGKFPELFTWFKNFLGYRESSHGESSHTESLPKERATEGIAMEIDYASCKRLGSSYRALPKSYQQPKCTGRTPLCREVLNDTWVSFPSWSEDSTFVSSKKTQYEEHIYRCEDERFELDVVLEANLATIRALETVQRRLSRMSAEEQLRFKLDNTIGGSSEVIHRKAIQRIYGDKANDIIDGLRRNPAVSVPIVLKRLKMKEEEWREAQRGFNKIWREQNEKYYLKSLDHQGINFKQNDTKVLRSKTLLNEIEMLYDDRQERASEETVVPAPSGPHMTLTYEDSQILEDAAALIIHHVKRQVGIQKEDKYKIKQIIHHFIPDLLFARRGELSDVEEEEEEEEEDLEMDQDGPKKHNGLPGSSPPKSKLLFSNTAAQKLRGTDDAYNLFFVNNNWYIFLRLHYILCSRLLRIYGQAEKQIEEDAREREQEREVLGLKRDKNENPAIQLKMKEPMDVDVEDYYSVFLEMVRNLLDGNMEPAQYEDSLREMFTIHAYIAFTMDKLIQSIVRQLQHLVTDDVCARVTDMYLSESANKATGGTLSTQTSRATAEGAYQRKAEQLMSDENCFKLMFVKSRGSVSLAIELLDTEEENSDEPAEAERWSDYVGRYLNSDSASPELREHLAQKPVFLPSPRSPVPSVIHISRE from the exons ATGAAGAAGCGTGTGGAGGACCAGGAACCAATATTTGCGCCCCAGCAACAGCAATCACGTCGCCCCACAGTGCAAAGTATTGCCGACAGCTTCCAGCACCGGGCCCTCGCCCCGGCCCCTACTGTGATAGAGGCAGCTCCAGACAAAATGCAGCCATCCACCGGCATCCAGTATTCTCTCCCCCAGGGCTACCAG GTGCCTACAATGCCCCAGAGCACAAGTGGACACGGACATAACAATTCTGCACCTCATGTGGGTCCCCACGCACACAGCCTAGCAGTTCAGTCCCAGGGCCCTGCAGTGGTCCATGGTCATGTTCATCCACCTACGCCCATGACTTCAACCCAAGGACAGCAGTTTCAGCGACTGAAG GTAGAAGATGCCTTGTCCTATCTGGATCAAGTGAAGCTGCAGTTTGGGAATCAGCCTCAAGTTTACAATGATTTTCTGGATATTATGAAAGAGTTCAAGTCACAGAG CATAGACACTCCTGGAGTCATCAACCGCGTGTCCCAGCTCTTCAAGGGCCATCCAGACCTCATTATGGGCTTTAACACTTTCTTGCCACCTGGATATAAGATTGAGGTTCAAACCAATGATCTAGTCAATGTGACCACGCCAGGTCAGATTCACTACATCACTCCTCAAGGTATTTCTGTTCAGAACATCCCTGTTAGTGGAGCATCGAGCCAACCTGCAAGCCACCACCAGCACCAGAGTCTGCCACAGGCTGGCCCGCAAACTACCACTACCACTGCCACCACCACTACAACTACCATACCCACCCCTACCCAGCCAGCTCCAAATAAAACCAGCAAG CCAATTCAGTCTCCAGCCCATACACCCACCAGCCAGCCCAACCCATCCATCCCATCTTACGCCTCACCGCGCTCACCTTCAGTTCAGTCCCACACTCCTGTGAGCAGCACACCGTCTGGTGGGCCACCTCTCCAGAACAACCAGCCTGTGGAATTCAACCACGCTATAAATTATGTCAACAAGATCAAGAACCGCTTCCAGGGTCAGCCAGACATCTACAAAGCCTTCCTGGAAATCCTTCACACATACCAG AAGGAACAACGAAATGCTAAAGAGGCAGGAGGCAACTACATCCCAGCACTGACTGAGCAGGAGGTCTACACTCAGGTGGCAAGACTCTTCAAGAACCAGGAGGACCTTCTCTCAGAGTTTGGACAGTTCCTACCTGATGCAAACAGCTCGCTG CTGCTAGGCAAAACTACACCAGACAGGGCAGAGTCGGTGCGTAATGATCATGGCGGCACAGTAAAGAGACCCTTAATGAACAACAAACAGAGGCTGAGTCAGAACGGCCTGCCAATCAGGAGACCAGCTGGAGTGGGAGCTGCACCGCCTGTCAAG AAGAAACCCAAAATAATGGGGAAGGACCATGGTATGACTGAAGTCAGCAAACACAGCACCAGCACTGAAAATATGTTCTTTGAGAAG GTGAAGAAGGCTCTTCAGAGCTCTGAGGCATATGACAACTTCCTGCGGTGTCTTCACATTTTCAACCAGGAAGTTATCTCACGGGCTGAGCTGGTGCAGTTAGTCATCCCTTTTCTTGG aaaattccCAGAGctttttacatggtttaaaaACTTCTTGGGCTACCGAGAGTCCAGTCACGGGGAGTCGAGCCATACAGAGAGTTTACCCAAGGAGCGTGCAACAGAGGGAATTGCCATGGAGATTGACTATGCTTCTTGCAAGAGGCTGGGGTCCAGCTATAGAGCACTGCCGAAGAGTTACCAGCAGCCCAAGTGCACAGGAAGGACGCCGCTATGCAGAGAG GTTCTGAATGACACATGGGTGTCGTTTCCATCGTGGTCTGAGGATTCTACATTTGTGAGCTCCAAGAAGACTCAGTATGAGGAGCACATTTACAGATGTGAGGATGAGCGTTTTGAG CTGGATGTTGTGTTGGAAGCCAATCTTGCCACGATACGAGCCCTGGAGACAGTGCAGCGGAGGCTTTCTCGCATGTCAGCTGAGGAGCAGCTGCGCTTCAAGTTGGACAACACAATTGGCGGCTCCTCGGAGGTCATTCACCGCAAAGCTATCCAGAGGATATATGGAGACAAGGCCAACGATATCATCGACGGGCTCAGGAGGAACCCAGCTGTGTCTGTCCCCATAGTGCTGAAAAG attaaaaatgaaggaggaggagtggagagAAGCCCAGAGAGGCTTCAACAAAATCTGGCGGGAGCAGAATGAAAAGTATTACCTGAAGTCTCTTGACCATCAAGGCATCAACTTCAAGCAGAATGACACTAAAGTGTTGCGCTCAAAAACCTTACTGAATGAAATTGAGATGCTGTATGATGAT CGCCAAGAACGAGCATCAGAGGAAACTGTCGTACCAGCACCAAGTGGCCCACATATGACCCTGACTTATGAAGATAGCCAAATCCTGGAGGATGCTGCTGCACTTATCATCCACCACGTCAAAAGACAAGTGGGAATCCAGAAAGAAGACAAGTACAAGATTAAACAGATCATCCACCACTTCATCCCTGACCTGCTGTTTGCACGGCGAGGTGAGCTCTCTgatgtggaggaagaggaagaagaggaggaggaagacttgGAGATGGATCAAGACGGCCCCAAGAAGCACAATGGCTTGCCAGGCAGCAGCCCACCAAAGTCTAAACTCCTCTTCAGCAACACAGCAGCTCAGAAGCTGCGAGGCACAGATGATGCCTATAATCTGTTCTTCGTCAACAACAACTGGTATATCTTCCTTCGTCTTCACTACATCTTGTGTTCCCGTTTGCTGCGAATCTACGGGCAAGCTGAGAAGCAGATTGAAGAGGATGCCCGTGAGCGAGAGCAGGAAAGAGAAGTGTTGGGGCTCAAGAGggacaaaaatgaaaatccaGCGATCCAACTGAAGATGAAGGAGCCga TGGATGTTGATGTAGAGGACTATTACTCAGTGTTTCTGGAAATGGTGCGTAATcttttggatggaaacatggagCCAGCTCAGTATGAGGACTCCCTGAGGGAAATGTTTACTATCCATGCCTACATTGCCTTCACCATGGACAAACTCATCCAGAGCATTGTCCGGCAG CTCCAGCACCttgtcactgatgatgtatgTGCGCGTGTGACGGACATGTACCTGAGTGAAAGTGCCAATAAAGCCACTGGGGGCACACTGTCCACGCAGACATCCAGAGCCACAGCAGAGGGGGCCTACCAGCGCAAAGCAGAGCAACTTATGTCCGATGAGAATTGCTTCAAG TTGATGTTTGTAAAGAGCCGGGGATCTGTCAGTCTGGCCATAGAACTGCTGGACACGGAAGAGGAAAACTCTGATGAGCCAGCGGAGGCAGAG AGGTGGTCAGACTACGTGGGCAGATACCTGAACTCAGATTCTGCATCCCCAGAGCTGCGTGAGCATCTTGCCCAGAAGCCGGTGTTCCTCCCCAG TCCCCGCTCACCTGTACCCTCAGTG ATCCACATTTCCCGTGAATGA
- the LOC123958698 gene encoding paired amphipathic helix protein Sin3a-like isoform X1 yields MKKRVEDQEPIFAPQQQQSRRPTVQSIADSFQHRALAPAPTVIEAAPDKMQPSTGIQYSLPQGYQVPTMPQSTSGHGHNNSAPHVGPHAHSLAVQSQGPAVVHGHVHPPTPMTSTQGQQFQRLKVEDALSYLDQVKLQFGNQPQVYNDFLDIMKEFKSQSIDTPGVINRVSQLFKGHPDLIMGFNTFLPPGYKIEVQTNDLVNVTTPGQIHYITPQGISVQNIPVSGASSQPASHHQHQSLPQAGPQTTTTTATTTTTTIPTPTQPAPNKTSKPIQSPAHTPTSQPNPSIPSYASPRSPSVQSHTPVSSTPSGGPPLQNNQPVEFNHAINYVNKIKNRFQGQPDIYKAFLEILHTYQKEQRNAKEAGGNYIPALTEQEVYTQVARLFKNQEDLLSEFGQFLPDANSSLLLGKTTPDRAESVRNDHGGTVKRPLMNNKQRLSQNGLPIRRPAGVGAAPPVKKKPKIMGKDHGMTEVSKHSTSTENMFFEKVKKALQSSEAYDNFLRCLHIFNQEVISRAELVQLVIPFLGKFPELFTWFKNFLGYRESSHGESSHTESLPKERATEGIAMEIDYASCKRLGSSYRALPKSYQQPKCTGRTPLCREVLNDTWVSFPSWSEDSTFVSSKKTQYEEHIYRCEDERFELDVVLEANLATIRALETVQRRLSRMSAEEQLRFKLDNTIGGSSEVIHRKAIQRIYGDKANDIIDGLRRNPAVSVPIVLKRLKMKEEEWREAQRGFNKIWREQNEKYYLKSLDHQGINFKQNDTKVLRSKTLLNEIEMLYDDRQERASEETVVPAPSGPHMTLTYEDSQILEDAAALIIHHVKRQVGIQKEDKYKIKQIIHHFIPDLLFARRGELSDVEEEEEEEEEDLEMDQDGPKKHNGLPGSSPPKSKLLFSNTAAQKLRGTDDAYNLFFVNNNWYIFLRLHYILCSRLLRIYGQAEKQIEEDAREREQEREVLGLKRDKNENPAIQLKMKEPMDVDVEDYYSVFLEMVRNLLDGNMEPAQYEDSLREMFTIHAYIAFTMDKLIQSIVRQLQHLVTDDVCARVTDMYLSESANKATGGTLSTQTSRATAEGAYQRKAEQLMSDENCFKLMFVKSRGSVSLAIELLDTEEENSDEPAEAERWSDYVGRYLNSDSASPELREHLAQKPVFLPRNLRWIRKCQRGWEQLQQERMSKVPSDKSQEGNSELKMECMFKLNSYKMVYVCKSEDYMYRHTALTRAHQSQQRVNTRLHRRFQAWLDTWAKEHVTSDMAAESRKWLMGDEHEGLLSCTTTCSPEVLHYLNINKYRVKYRTL; encoded by the exons ATGAAGAAGCGTGTGGAGGACCAGGAACCAATATTTGCGCCCCAGCAACAGCAATCACGTCGCCCCACAGTGCAAAGTATTGCCGACAGCTTCCAGCACCGGGCCCTCGCCCCGGCCCCTACTGTGATAGAGGCAGCTCCAGACAAAATGCAGCCATCCACCGGCATCCAGTATTCTCTCCCCCAGGGCTACCAG GTGCCTACAATGCCCCAGAGCACAAGTGGACACGGACATAACAATTCTGCACCTCATGTGGGTCCCCACGCACACAGCCTAGCAGTTCAGTCCCAGGGCCCTGCAGTGGTCCATGGTCATGTTCATCCACCTACGCCCATGACTTCAACCCAAGGACAGCAGTTTCAGCGACTGAAG GTAGAAGATGCCTTGTCCTATCTGGATCAAGTGAAGCTGCAGTTTGGGAATCAGCCTCAAGTTTACAATGATTTTCTGGATATTATGAAAGAGTTCAAGTCACAGAG CATAGACACTCCTGGAGTCATCAACCGCGTGTCCCAGCTCTTCAAGGGCCATCCAGACCTCATTATGGGCTTTAACACTTTCTTGCCACCTGGATATAAGATTGAGGTTCAAACCAATGATCTAGTCAATGTGACCACGCCAGGTCAGATTCACTACATCACTCCTCAAGGTATTTCTGTTCAGAACATCCCTGTTAGTGGAGCATCGAGCCAACCTGCAAGCCACCACCAGCACCAGAGTCTGCCACAGGCTGGCCCGCAAACTACCACTACCACTGCCACCACCACTACAACTACCATACCCACCCCTACCCAGCCAGCTCCAAATAAAACCAGCAAG CCAATTCAGTCTCCAGCCCATACACCCACCAGCCAGCCCAACCCATCCATCCCATCTTACGCCTCACCGCGCTCACCTTCAGTTCAGTCCCACACTCCTGTGAGCAGCACACCGTCTGGTGGGCCACCTCTCCAGAACAACCAGCCTGTGGAATTCAACCACGCTATAAATTATGTCAACAAGATCAAGAACCGCTTCCAGGGTCAGCCAGACATCTACAAAGCCTTCCTGGAAATCCTTCACACATACCAG AAGGAACAACGAAATGCTAAAGAGGCAGGAGGCAACTACATCCCAGCACTGACTGAGCAGGAGGTCTACACTCAGGTGGCAAGACTCTTCAAGAACCAGGAGGACCTTCTCTCAGAGTTTGGACAGTTCCTACCTGATGCAAACAGCTCGCTG CTGCTAGGCAAAACTACACCAGACAGGGCAGAGTCGGTGCGTAATGATCATGGCGGCACAGTAAAGAGACCCTTAATGAACAACAAACAGAGGCTGAGTCAGAACGGCCTGCCAATCAGGAGACCAGCTGGAGTGGGAGCTGCACCGCCTGTCAAG AAGAAACCCAAAATAATGGGGAAGGACCATGGTATGACTGAAGTCAGCAAACACAGCACCAGCACTGAAAATATGTTCTTTGAGAAG GTGAAGAAGGCTCTTCAGAGCTCTGAGGCATATGACAACTTCCTGCGGTGTCTTCACATTTTCAACCAGGAAGTTATCTCACGGGCTGAGCTGGTGCAGTTAGTCATCCCTTTTCTTGG aaaattccCAGAGctttttacatggtttaaaaACTTCTTGGGCTACCGAGAGTCCAGTCACGGGGAGTCGAGCCATACAGAGAGTTTACCCAAGGAGCGTGCAACAGAGGGAATTGCCATGGAGATTGACTATGCTTCTTGCAAGAGGCTGGGGTCCAGCTATAGAGCACTGCCGAAGAGTTACCAGCAGCCCAAGTGCACAGGAAGGACGCCGCTATGCAGAGAG GTTCTGAATGACACATGGGTGTCGTTTCCATCGTGGTCTGAGGATTCTACATTTGTGAGCTCCAAGAAGACTCAGTATGAGGAGCACATTTACAGATGTGAGGATGAGCGTTTTGAG CTGGATGTTGTGTTGGAAGCCAATCTTGCCACGATACGAGCCCTGGAGACAGTGCAGCGGAGGCTTTCTCGCATGTCAGCTGAGGAGCAGCTGCGCTTCAAGTTGGACAACACAATTGGCGGCTCCTCGGAGGTCATTCACCGCAAAGCTATCCAGAGGATATATGGAGACAAGGCCAACGATATCATCGACGGGCTCAGGAGGAACCCAGCTGTGTCTGTCCCCATAGTGCTGAAAAG attaaaaatgaaggaggaggagtggagagAAGCCCAGAGAGGCTTCAACAAAATCTGGCGGGAGCAGAATGAAAAGTATTACCTGAAGTCTCTTGACCATCAAGGCATCAACTTCAAGCAGAATGACACTAAAGTGTTGCGCTCAAAAACCTTACTGAATGAAATTGAGATGCTGTATGATGAT CGCCAAGAACGAGCATCAGAGGAAACTGTCGTACCAGCACCAAGTGGCCCACATATGACCCTGACTTATGAAGATAGCCAAATCCTGGAGGATGCTGCTGCACTTATCATCCACCACGTCAAAAGACAAGTGGGAATCCAGAAAGAAGACAAGTACAAGATTAAACAGATCATCCACCACTTCATCCCTGACCTGCTGTTTGCACGGCGAGGTGAGCTCTCTgatgtggaggaagaggaagaagaggaggaggaagacttgGAGATGGATCAAGACGGCCCCAAGAAGCACAATGGCTTGCCAGGCAGCAGCCCACCAAAGTCTAAACTCCTCTTCAGCAACACAGCAGCTCAGAAGCTGCGAGGCACAGATGATGCCTATAATCTGTTCTTCGTCAACAACAACTGGTATATCTTCCTTCGTCTTCACTACATCTTGTGTTCCCGTTTGCTGCGAATCTACGGGCAAGCTGAGAAGCAGATTGAAGAGGATGCCCGTGAGCGAGAGCAGGAAAGAGAAGTGTTGGGGCTCAAGAGggacaaaaatgaaaatccaGCGATCCAACTGAAGATGAAGGAGCCga TGGATGTTGATGTAGAGGACTATTACTCAGTGTTTCTGGAAATGGTGCGTAATcttttggatggaaacatggagCCAGCTCAGTATGAGGACTCCCTGAGGGAAATGTTTACTATCCATGCCTACATTGCCTTCACCATGGACAAACTCATCCAGAGCATTGTCCGGCAG CTCCAGCACCttgtcactgatgatgtatgTGCGCGTGTGACGGACATGTACCTGAGTGAAAGTGCCAATAAAGCCACTGGGGGCACACTGTCCACGCAGACATCCAGAGCCACAGCAGAGGGGGCCTACCAGCGCAAAGCAGAGCAACTTATGTCCGATGAGAATTGCTTCAAG TTGATGTTTGTAAAGAGCCGGGGATCTGTCAGTCTGGCCATAGAACTGCTGGACACGGAAGAGGAAAACTCTGATGAGCCAGCGGAGGCAGAG AGGTGGTCAGACTACGTGGGCAGATACCTGAACTCAGATTCTGCATCCCCAGAGCTGCGTGAGCATCTTGCCCAGAAGCCGGTGTTCCTCCCCAG GAATTTGAGATGGATAAGGAAGTGCCAGAGAGGATGGGAGCAACTGCAACAGGAGCGAATGAGCAAGGTTCCCTCGGACAAGTCGCAAGAAGGCAACAGTGAGCTAAAGATGGAGTGCATGTTCAAGCTCAACTCCTACAAGATGGTCTATGTCTGCAAGTCAGAAGACTATATGTACAGGCACACAGCACTCACACGGGCTCATCAG TCCCAACAGAGGGTCAACACACGCCTGCACAGACGCTTTCAGGCCTGGCTGGACACCTGGGCCAAAGAGCACGTGACCAGCGACATGGCTGCTGAGAGCCGCAAGTGGCTGATGGGAGATGAACATGAAGGCCTGTTGTCCTGCACCACAACCTGCAGCCCTGAAGTCCTCCATTATCTCAATATTAACAAGTACCGGGTGAAGTACAGAACACTGTAG